One Streptomyces sp. NBC_01237 genomic region harbors:
- a CDS encoding alpha-ketoacid dehydrogenase subunit beta, translated as MAVEKMSIAKALNESLRLALDTDPKVLIMGEDVGKLGGVFRITDGLQKDFGEGRVIDTPLAESGIVGTAIGLALRGYRPIVEIQFDGFVFPAYDQIVTQLAKMHARALGKIKMPVVVRIPYGGGIGAVEHHSESPEALFAHVAGLKVVSPSNASDAYWMMQQAVQSDDPIIFFEPKRRYWDKGEVDTESIPGPLHKASVARTGSDLTLVAYGPMVKVCLEAAAAAQEEGKSVEVLDLRSMSPIDFDTIQTSVEKTGRLVVVHEAPVFYGSGAEIAARITERCFYHLEAPVLRVGGYHVPYPPARLEDEYLPGLDRVLDAVDRSLAY; from the coding sequence ATGGCCGTGGAAAAGATGTCCATCGCGAAGGCGCTCAACGAGTCGCTGCGCCTCGCCCTCGACACGGACCCCAAGGTCCTCATCATGGGCGAGGACGTCGGCAAGCTCGGCGGCGTCTTCCGCATCACCGACGGACTGCAGAAGGACTTCGGCGAGGGCCGGGTGATCGACACCCCGCTCGCCGAGTCCGGCATCGTCGGTACGGCGATCGGACTGGCCCTGCGCGGCTACCGTCCCATCGTCGAGATCCAGTTCGACGGCTTCGTCTTCCCCGCGTACGACCAGATCGTCACGCAGCTCGCGAAGATGCACGCCCGCGCGCTCGGCAAGATCAAGATGCCGGTCGTCGTCCGGATTCCGTACGGCGGCGGCATCGGCGCCGTCGAGCACCACAGCGAGTCGCCCGAGGCCCTCTTCGCGCACGTCGCGGGCCTGAAGGTGGTCTCGCCGTCCAACGCGAGCGATGCCTACTGGATGATGCAGCAGGCCGTTCAGAGCGACGACCCGATCATCTTCTTCGAGCCGAAGCGCCGTTACTGGGACAAGGGCGAGGTCGACACGGAGTCCATCCCGGGTCCGCTGCACAAGGCGTCCGTGGCCCGTACGGGCTCGGATCTCACCCTCGTCGCCTACGGCCCGATGGTGAAGGTCTGCCTGGAAGCGGCCGCGGCCGCCCAGGAGGAGGGCAAGTCGGTCGAGGTCCTGGACCTTCGGTCGATGTCCCCGATCGACTTCGACACCATCCAGACGTCGGTCGAGAAGACCGGCCGGCTCGTCGTGGTCCATGAGGCGCCCGTGTTCTACGGCTCCGGGGCCGAGATCGCCGCCCGGATCACGGAGCGCTGCTTCTACCATCTGGAAGCACCGGTGCTGCGGGTCGGCGGCTATCACGTCCCCTACCCGCCGGCCCGCCTCGAGGACGAGTACCTGCCGGGGCTCGACCGGGTGCTCGACGCCGTCGACCGCTCGCTGGCGTACTGA
- a CDS encoding protein kinase domain-containing protein has product MAPDSEANGGGVSDGTDSWGIGGVVGDGRYRMTHRLGRGGMAEVYAAEDVRLGRTVAVKLLRSDLAEDPVSKARFTREAQSVAGLNHHAIVAVYDSGEDVVGGQTVPYIVMELVEGRTIRDLLLNAEAPPPEQALIIVSGVLEALAYSHQHGIVHRDIKPANVIITDSGAVKVMDFGIARALHGAQSTMTQTGMVMGTPQYLSPEQALGKAVDHRSDLYATGCLLYELLALRPPFTGETPLSVVYQHVQDIPVPPSEVSDVVPPELDGMVMRSLAKDPDDRFQSAEEMRGLVQYSLQMLQVQGGHTGTWNTGPVAMHEAGHTPAMGMTGGTTAMGHPMHGETSQGPILPPMNPDDGAYDGGHRSGGGRGKMWLFVVLALIAIGAGVAFAVQAANDNGKKKNPVDPPPSVSQSEKDSSPDPTDEETEPSEEPDNSSGNQTQPSEQPWTPSHTPSKPSFTPSGTPSPPDSGGNSDGNTNDGSTGEPTDEPTNPTTDPGSPGGNGDDGGSEDGGTGTTLGTSVGQTTP; this is encoded by the coding sequence ATGGCACCCGATTCCGAAGCAAACGGCGGCGGAGTTTCGGATGGCACCGACTCCTGGGGGATCGGCGGTGTCGTCGGCGACGGACGTTACCGGATGACTCACCGGCTCGGCCGGGGCGGCATGGCCGAGGTCTATGCCGCGGAGGACGTCCGTCTGGGACGTACGGTCGCGGTGAAGCTGCTCCGTTCCGACCTCGCTGAGGACCCGGTCTCCAAGGCCCGTTTCACGCGCGAGGCGCAGTCGGTCGCGGGCCTCAACCACCATGCGATCGTCGCTGTGTACGACTCCGGCGAGGACGTCGTGGGCGGCCAGACCGTCCCGTACATCGTGATGGAGCTGGTCGAGGGCCGCACCATCCGTGATCTGCTCCTCAACGCCGAGGCCCCGCCGCCGGAGCAGGCGCTGATCATCGTCTCGGGGGTGCTGGAAGCCCTCGCGTACTCGCATCAGCACGGCATCGTGCACCGCGACATCAAGCCCGCCAACGTGATCATCACGGACTCCGGCGCGGTGAAGGTGATGGACTTCGGCATCGCCCGCGCGCTGCACGGCGCGCAGTCGACGATGACCCAGACCGGCATGGTCATGGGAACACCCCAGTACCTCTCCCCCGAACAGGCGCTCGGCAAGGCGGTCGACCACCGCTCCGACCTGTACGCCACCGGCTGCCTGCTCTACGAACTTCTCGCACTGCGGCCCCCGTTCACCGGTGAGACCCCGCTCTCCGTGGTGTACCAGCACGTCCAGGACATTCCGGTGCCGCCCTCCGAGGTGTCGGACGTGGTGCCTCCGGAGCTGGACGGGATGGTGATGCGCTCGCTCGCGAAGGACCCGGACGACCGGTTCCAGAGCGCCGAGGAGATGCGCGGCCTGGTCCAGTACAGCCTGCAGATGCTCCAGGTGCAGGGCGGCCACACCGGTACGTGGAACACCGGCCCGGTCGCGATGCACGAGGCCGGCCACACCCCCGCCATGGGCATGACGGGCGGGACGACGGCGATGGGTCACCCGATGCACGGGGAGACCTCGCAGGGGCCGATCCTGCCGCCGATGAACCCGGACGACGGTGCGTACGACGGCGGGCACCGGTCCGGTGGCGGTCGCGGCAAGATGTGGCTGTTCGTCGTGCTCGCGCTGATCGCGATCGGCGCGGGCGTCGCGTTCGCCGTCCAGGCGGCGAACGACAACGGCAAGAAGAAGAATCCGGTCGACCCCCCGCCCTCCGTCTCGCAGTCCGAGAAGGATTCCTCGCCGGATCCGACCGACGAGGAGACCGAGCCCTCCGAGGAGCCGGACAACTCCTCGGGCAATCAGACGCAGCCCAGCGAGCAGCCGTGGACCCCGTCCCATACTCCGAGCAAGCCGTCGTTCACCCCGTCCGGCACCCCGAGCCCGCCGGACTCGGGCGGCAACTCCGACGGCAACACGAACGACGGCAGTACGGGCGAGCCGACCGACGAGCCGACCAACCCGACCACCGATCCGGGATCCCCGGGCGGCAACGGGGACGACGGAGGCTCGGAGGACGGCGGAACGGGGACCACCCTCGGCACATCGGTGGGCCAGACCACCCCGTAG
- a CDS encoding response regulator, producing MRNDGKITVFLLDDHEVVRRGVHELLSVEEDIEVVGEAGTAADALVRIPATRPDVAVLDVRLPDGSGVEVCREVRSRDENIKCLMLTSYADDEALFDAIMAGASGYVLKAIRGNELLNAVRDVAAGKSLLDPAATARVLERLREGKNGKSNDKLDNLTEQERKILDLIGEGLTNRVIGERLHLAEKTIKNYVSSLLSKLGMERRSQAAAYVARRQAERR from the coding sequence GTGCGGAACGATGGAAAAATCACTGTATTTCTGCTCGACGACCATGAGGTCGTCCGACGCGGAGTCCATGAGCTTCTCTCCGTCGAGGAAGACATCGAGGTCGTCGGTGAAGCCGGCACGGCGGCGGACGCGCTGGTGCGTATCCCGGCGACGCGTCCCGATGTGGCGGTGCTCGACGTGCGGCTGCCGGACGGCAGCGGGGTGGAGGTGTGCCGGGAGGTCCGCTCCCGGGACGAGAACATCAAATGCCTGATGCTGACGTCGTACGCCGATGACGAGGCCCTCTTCGACGCCATCATGGCGGGCGCGTCCGGCTACGTCCTGAAGGCGATCCGCGGGAACGAGCTGCTGAACGCGGTACGGGACGTGGCGGCCGGGAAGTCCCTGCTGGACCCCGCGGCGACCGCCCGAGTGCTGGAACGGCTCCGCGAGGGCAAGAACGGCAAGAGCAACGACAAGCTCGACAACCTCACCGAGCAGGAACGCAAGATCCTGGACCTGATCGGCGAGGGCCTGACCAACCGGGTCATCGGCGAGCGTCTCCACCTCGCCGAGAAGACGATCAAGAATTACGTCTCCAGTCTGCTGTCCAAGCTGGGCATGGAGCGCCGGTCGCAGGCCGCCGCCTATGTGGCCCGCAGGCAGGCCGAGCGGCGATGA
- a CDS encoding phosphotransferase enzyme family protein, which translates to MLRRYPDAGEPLACEPLNKGLLNHGYRVSTTRGSYFLKHHLDKKHLDDATGERATIVRQHRATQRLQSLGVPVVPPLTDTEGDTVTVIDDRCYALHPWVDGMHRVGAQLTRAESQRLGTLLGAVHTGLEQVMAPGSSDTDGCTGAGQPTRPGYGSPDPADTFALIDDLLAAARGQHPRNTARDAFDELAVHRLVERRTLLERHAHRRPPTPEGPATGWVHGDFHPLNLLYRGADPVAIVDWDRLGVQPRAEEAVRAAAIFFVQPAGELELDKVRAYARAYRHAAGAGAAELAAAVHRVWWERLNDFWILRWRYRLHDRRADPQFPAVSALAVWWTREYEAVCEAFTG; encoded by the coding sequence GTGCTGCGCCGCTACCCGGACGCCGGTGAACCGCTCGCCTGCGAACCGCTCAACAAGGGCCTCCTGAACCACGGTTACCGCGTATCCACCACCCGCGGCTCCTATTTCCTCAAGCACCACCTCGACAAGAAGCATCTGGACGACGCCACCGGCGAACGCGCGACGATCGTGCGACAGCACCGCGCGACCCAGCGCCTCCAGTCGCTCGGCGTGCCCGTCGTCCCACCGCTCACGGACACAGAGGGTGACACGGTCACGGTCATCGACGACCGCTGCTACGCCCTGCACCCGTGGGTGGACGGCATGCACCGGGTCGGCGCCCAGCTGACCCGCGCCGAGTCACAGCGGCTCGGGACGCTCCTCGGAGCCGTACACACCGGTCTGGAACAGGTCATGGCACCCGGCAGCAGCGATACGGACGGCTGTACGGGCGCCGGGCAGCCGACCCGGCCCGGATACGGGAGCCCCGATCCCGCCGACACGTTCGCGCTGATCGACGATCTGCTGGCGGCGGCCCGCGGACAGCATCCCCGGAACACCGCCAGGGACGCCTTCGACGAACTCGCCGTACACCGGCTGGTGGAGCGGCGCACCTTGCTGGAACGGCACGCCCACCGCCGCCCGCCCACCCCGGAGGGGCCCGCCACGGGGTGGGTCCACGGTGACTTCCATCCCCTCAACCTGCTCTACCGGGGGGCGGACCCGGTCGCGATCGTCGACTGGGACCGGCTGGGGGTCCAGCCGCGCGCCGAGGAAGCGGTCCGCGCCGCGGCGATCTTCTTCGTCCAGCCGGCCGGAGAGCTGGAGCTGGACAAGGTACGGGCGTACGCCCGCGCGTACCGGCACGCGGCCGGGGCGGGGGCGGCGGAACTGGCCGCAGCCGTGCACCGGGTGTGGTGGGAGCGGCTCAACGACTTCTGGATACTGCGCTGGCGCTACCGCCTGCACGACCGCAGGGCCGACCCGCAGTTCCCTGCGGTGTCGGCCCTGGCGGTGTGGTGGACGCGCGAGTACGAGGCGGTGTGCGAGGCCTTCACGGGGTGA
- a CDS encoding dihydrolipoamide acetyltransferase family protein, translating to MTTMTETSARFREFKMPDVGEGLTEAEILKWYVQPGDTVTDGQVVCEVETAKAAVELPIPFDGVVHELRFPEGTTVDVGQVIITVDVAPGSGDAAPDAAAVPAPAQAPTAAEPEAEAPKGRQPVLVGYGVAESSTKRRPRKGAATPEPAAAAVQAEFNGHNGHAAVTVVPESRPLAKPPVRKLAKDLGIDLASVSPTGKDGIITREDVHAAAAPAPAPAAVSVAAEPTAGTEPEAPAAQAPVTARETRIPVKGVRKAIAQAMVGSAFTAPHVTEFVTVDVTRTMKLVAELKEDKDMAGVRVNPLLIIAKALLVAIKRNPDVNAAWDEANQEIVQKHYVNLGIAAATPRGLIVPNIKDAHDKTLPQLAAALGELVTTAREGRTSPAAMAGGTVTITNVGVFGVDTGTPILNPGESAILAVGSIKPQPWVHKGKVKPRQVTTLALSFDHRLVDGELGSKVLADVAAILEQPKRLITWA from the coding sequence GTGACGACGATGACCGAAACGTCTGCTCGTTTCCGTGAGTTCAAGATGCCCGATGTGGGCGAGGGACTGACCGAGGCGGAAATCCTCAAGTGGTACGTCCAGCCCGGTGACACGGTCACCGACGGGCAGGTCGTGTGCGAGGTCGAGACGGCCAAGGCGGCCGTGGAGCTGCCGATCCCGTTCGACGGAGTGGTGCACGAACTGCGCTTCCCCGAGGGCACGACCGTCGATGTCGGCCAGGTGATCATCACGGTGGACGTGGCGCCGGGCAGCGGTGACGCCGCTCCGGACGCCGCCGCGGTCCCGGCCCCCGCGCAGGCCCCGACGGCCGCCGAACCGGAGGCGGAGGCGCCGAAGGGCCGTCAGCCGGTCCTGGTCGGCTACGGCGTGGCCGAGTCCTCCACCAAGCGCCGCCCGCGCAAGGGTGCCGCGACGCCGGAGCCCGCGGCCGCCGCCGTGCAGGCCGAGTTCAACGGCCACAACGGCCACGCCGCCGTGACCGTCGTGCCGGAGAGCCGTCCGCTCGCCAAGCCGCCGGTCCGTAAGCTCGCCAAGGACCTGGGCATCGACCTGGCGTCGGTCAGCCCGACCGGCAAGGACGGCATCATCACCCGCGAGGACGTCCACGCGGCGGCCGCGCCCGCCCCGGCCCCCGCGGCCGTGTCCGTCGCCGCGGAGCCCACCGCGGGCACCGAGCCCGAGGCACCGGCCGCGCAGGCTCCGGTGACCGCCCGGGAGACCCGTATCCCGGTCAAGGGTGTCCGCAAGGCCATCGCCCAGGCGATGGTCGGCAGCGCCTTCACGGCGCCGCACGTCACCGAGTTCGTCACGGTCGACGTCACGCGCACGATGAAGCTCGTGGCCGAGCTCAAGGAAGACAAGGACATGGCGGGAGTCCGGGTCAACCCGCTCCTGATCATCGCCAAGGCGCTCCTGGTCGCGATCAAGCGGAACCCGGACGTCAACGCCGCCTGGGACGAGGCCAACCAGGAGATCGTTCAGAAGCACTACGTGAACCTGGGCATCGCGGCCGCCACGCCGCGCGGTCTGATCGTGCCGAACATCAAGGACGCGCACGACAAGACCCTGCCCCAGCTCGCCGCGGCGCTGGGCGAGCTGGTCACCACGGCCCGGGAGGGCAGGACATCGCCCGCGGCCATGGCGGGCGGCACGGTGACGATCACCAACGTCGGTGTCTTCGGCGTCGACACGGGCACGCCGATCCTCAACCCCGGCGAGTCCGCGATCCTCGCGGTCGGCTCCATCAAGCCCCAGCCGTGGGTCCACAAGGGCAAGGTGAAGCCGCGCCAGGTCACCACCCTGGCGCTCTCCTTCGACCACCGTCTGGTCGACGGCGAGCTGGGCTCCAAGGTGCTGGCGGATGTCGCCGCGATCCTGGAACAGCCGAAGCGGCTGATCACCTGGGCCTGA
- a CDS encoding pyridoxamine 5'-phosphate oxidase family protein, whose translation MSSEELHAIELLGRVPYGRLATSMRALPFLAVARHIVVGDRILLRMHSGFGYHEACNGSVVAYGADNFNASASESGENLWSVQFTGPAEIVHPGPEQREMFGAGPVMVNGEPFEPAFLRLAPHFVTEHTLDFDASQAIRNAA comes from the coding sequence ATGTCCTCTGAGGAACTCCACGCGATCGAGCTGCTGGGCCGCGTCCCCTACGGCCGGCTGGCGACGAGCATGCGGGCCCTCCCCTTCCTGGCGGTGGCCCGCCACATCGTGGTCGGCGACCGCATCCTCCTACGGATGCACAGCGGCTTCGGCTACCACGAGGCGTGCAACGGAAGCGTCGTCGCCTACGGTGCGGACAACTTCAACGCCTCGGCCTCCGAGAGCGGCGAAAACCTCTGGTCGGTGCAGTTCACCGGTCCCGCCGAGATCGTGCACCCCGGCCCCGAACAGCGGGAAATGTTCGGCGCCGGACCCGTCATGGTCAACGGTGAGCCCTTCGAGCCGGCCTTTCTCCGGCTGGCCCCCCACTTCGTCACAGAGCACACTCTGGACTTCGACGCAAGTCAGGCGATCCGCAACGCAGCGTGA
- a CDS encoding protein kinase domain-containing protein, translating to MSQDGAHGAQGRYAGGAVAGGRYQLRDLLGEGGMASVYLAYDAALDRQVAIKTLHTELGREQSFRERFRREAQAVAKLQHTNIVSVFDTGEDELGGALMPYIVMEYVEGQPLGSVLQADIRGYGAMPADKALKVTADVLAALETSHEMGLVHRDIKPGNVMITKRGVVKVMDFGIARAMQSGVTSMTQTGMVVGTPQYLSPEQALGRGVDARSDLYSVGIMLFQLLTGRIPFDADSPLAIAYAHVQEEPVAPSSINRAITPAMDALVARALKKNPNERFPSAAAMRDEIARVLNASGGMTGAPVIVSGGAPTNSGSGVGSAVFPPVDQSSMSPQSIQMPYQPQPQPHQPGPYQPTSAPTPAPGYGYPQAAPAYQATGPLAHRTPPPYMASPRNTGGGGAGGGSKRNMPVIVGSIVVALLAVGGLITALSLQNKDESDKGGDSTVAGEHKPPERNRTMKTEACTEAMEDSNDPQKVMAPNFIYKDINSAKACALAAGWTIKEIKEPGNAYAEDQVVNQFPASGTAVAERGAHFELRISTGDPA from the coding sequence ATGAGCCAGGACGGCGCACACGGCGCACAGGGTCGCTATGCGGGCGGTGCCGTCGCGGGCGGCCGGTACCAGCTTCGCGACCTGCTCGGCGAAGGCGGGATGGCCTCCGTATATCTGGCCTACGACGCGGCACTCGACCGCCAGGTCGCGATCAAGACCCTGCACACGGAGCTGGGGCGCGAGCAGTCCTTCCGCGAGCGGTTCCGGCGCGAGGCACAGGCCGTCGCCAAGCTCCAGCACACCAACATCGTGTCGGTCTTCGACACCGGCGAGGACGAGCTCGGCGGCGCGCTGATGCCGTACATCGTCATGGAGTACGTCGAGGGGCAGCCGCTCGGCTCCGTGCTCCAGGCGGACATCCGCGGTTACGGCGCGATGCCCGCCGACAAGGCGCTCAAGGTGACGGCCGATGTGCTGGCCGCGCTGGAGACCAGCCACGAGATGGGTCTGGTCCACCGGGACATCAAGCCCGGCAACGTGATGATCACCAAGCGCGGCGTCGTGAAGGTCATGGACTTCGGCATCGCCCGCGCCATGCAGTCGGGCGTCACGTCGATGACGCAGACCGGCATGGTCGTCGGCACGCCGCAGTACCTCTCCCCCGAGCAGGCCCTCGGCCGCGGGGTGGACGCCCGGTCCGATCTGTACTCGGTCGGCATCATGCTCTTCCAACTCCTCACCGGCCGGATCCCGTTCGACGCGGATTCGCCACTCGCCATCGCGTACGCGCATGTGCAGGAGGAGCCCGTCGCTCCGTCCAGCATCAACCGTGCGATCACCCCGGCCATGGACGCACTCGTCGCCCGCGCGCTGAAGAAGAACCCGAACGAGCGCTTCCCCAGCGCCGCCGCGATGCGGGACGAGATCGCGCGCGTGCTGAACGCCTCGGGCGGCATGACGGGCGCTCCGGTGATCGTCAGCGGTGGGGCTCCCACCAACAGCGGCTCCGGCGTCGGATCGGCGGTCTTCCCGCCCGTCGACCAGTCGTCCATGTCGCCGCAGAGCATCCAGATGCCGTACCAGCCACAGCCGCAGCCCCACCAACCGGGCCCGTACCAGCCGACGTCCGCCCCGACGCCCGCGCCGGGCTACGGCTACCCGCAGGCGGCCCCGGCGTACCAGGCCACGGGCCCGCTGGCCCACCGGACCCCGCCGCCGTACATGGCTTCCCCGCGGAACACCGGCGGTGGCGGAGCGGGCGGCGGCTCCAAGCGGAACATGCCGGTCATCGTCGGCTCGATCGTCGTCGCACTGCTCGCGGTCGGCGGCCTGATCACGGCGCTGTCCCTCCAGAACAAAGACGAATCCGACAAGGGCGGCGACTCGACGGTGGCGGGCGAGCACAAGCCGCCGGAGCGCAACCGGACGATGAAGACCGAGGCCTGCACGGAGGCGATGGAGGACTCGAACGACCCGCAGAAGGTCATGGCGCCGAACTTCATCTACAAGGACATCAACTCGGCGAAGGCCTGTGCCCTGGCGGCGGGTTGGACGATCAAGGAGATCAAGGAGCCGGGCAACGCCTACGCCGAGGACCAGGTCGTCAACCAGTTCCCCGCCTCCGGTACGGCGGTCGCGGAGCGGGGCGCCCACTTCGAACTGCGGATCTCCACCGGCGACCCGGCCTAG
- the pdhA gene encoding pyruvate dehydrogenase (acetyl-transferring) E1 component subunit alpha yields the protein MTVESTAARKPRRSSKRTSAAKTPQSSEPQLVQLLTPEGERVEHPDYQIDLTADELRGLYRDMVLTRRFDAEATALQRQGELGLWASLLGQEAAQIGSGRALRDDDYVFPTYREHGVAWCRGVDPTNLLGMFRGVNHGGWDPNTNNFHLYTIVIGSQTLHATGYAMGVAKDGADSAVIAYFGDGASSQGDVAESFTFSAVYNAPVVFFCQNNQWAISEPTERQTRVPLYQRAQGYGFPGVRVDGNDVLACLAVTRSALERARRGEGPTLVEAFTYRMGAHTTSDDPTKYRADEERAAWEAKDPILRLRTYLEKQKLADSAFFTALDEESETLGKRVREAVRAMPDPDPMAIFEHGYADGSSLVDEERAQFAAYQASFADSAEEGN from the coding sequence GTGACCGTGGAGAGCACTGCCGCGCGCAAACCGCGACGCAGCAGCAAGCGGACCAGCGCCGCGAAGACGCCACAGAGTTCCGAGCCCCAGCTCGTACAGCTGCTGACGCCCGAGGGCGAGCGCGTCGAGCACCCGGACTACCAGATCGATCTGACCGCGGACGAGCTGCGTGGTCTGTACCGGGACATGGTTCTGACCCGCCGCTTCGACGCGGAGGCGACAGCCCTTCAGCGCCAGGGCGAGCTGGGCCTGTGGGCCTCGCTGCTGGGCCAGGAGGCCGCGCAGATCGGCTCCGGCCGGGCGCTGCGCGACGACGACTACGTCTTCCCGACCTATCGCGAGCACGGCGTCGCCTGGTGCCGTGGGGTCGACCCGACCAATCTGCTCGGGATGTTCCGCGGCGTGAACCACGGCGGCTGGGACCCGAACACCAACAACTTCCACCTGTACACGATCGTCATCGGCTCGCAGACCCTGCACGCCACGGGCTACGCCATGGGCGTCGCCAAGGACGGCGCGGACTCGGCCGTGATCGCGTACTTCGGTGACGGCGCCTCCAGCCAGGGCGATGTCGCCGAGTCGTTCACGTTCTCCGCGGTCTACAACGCCCCCGTGGTGTTCTTCTGCCAGAACAACCAGTGGGCCATCTCCGAGCCGACCGAGCGGCAGACCCGCGTTCCGCTCTACCAGCGCGCCCAGGGATACGGCTTCCCCGGCGTCCGGGTCGACGGCAACGACGTGCTCGCCTGTCTGGCGGTCACCAGGTCGGCACTGGAGCGGGCCCGCCGGGGCGAGGGGCCGACCCTCGTCGAGGCGTTCACGTACCGGATGGGTGCCCACACCACCTCCGACGACCCGACGAAGTACCGGGCCGACGAGGAGCGGGCGGCCTGGGAGGCCAAGGACCCGATCCTGCGGCTGCGCACGTACCTGGAGAAGCAGAAGCTCGCGGACAGCGCGTTCTTCACCGCGCTGGACGAGGAGAGCGAGACCCTCGGCAAGCGGGTGCGCGAAGCGGTACGGGCCATGCCCGACCCGGACCCGATGGCGATCTTCGAGCACGGCTACGCGGACGGAAGCTCTCTCGTCGACGAGGAGCGCGCCCAGTTCGCCGCCTACCAGGCATCGTTCGCAGACTCTGCCGAGGAGGGCAACTAG
- a CDS encoding ABC transporter ATP-binding protein translates to MFSPVPAPPAGPPFGEAVLELRSLTRTHGSGIAEVHALRGVDLSVRTGELVAVMGPSGSGKSTLLTLAGGLDTATSGQVVIEGQDIAALGRKGMAALRRRSVGYVFQDYNLIPALTAAENIALPRELDGVSVRKARREALAALAEMNLAEIADRFPDEMSGGQQQRVAIARALVGDRRLVLADEPTGALDSETGEAVLALLRNRCDQGAAGVMVTHEPRYAAWADRVVFLRDGSIIDQTLATGADSLLAAEAAE, encoded by the coding sequence ATGTTCTCGCCCGTACCCGCCCCGCCTGCCGGCCCGCCCTTCGGCGAGGCCGTTCTCGAACTGCGGTCACTGACCCGTACCCATGGATCCGGCATCGCCGAAGTACACGCCCTGCGGGGCGTCGACCTCTCCGTGCGCACGGGCGAACTGGTCGCCGTGATGGGTCCTTCCGGTTCCGGCAAGTCCACGCTGCTGACCCTGGCCGGGGGGCTCGACACGGCCACCAGCGGCCAGGTCGTCATCGAGGGCCAGGACATCGCCGCCCTCGGCCGCAAGGGCATGGCCGCCCTGCGCCGCCGCAGCGTCGGATACGTCTTCCAGGACTACAACCTGATCCCCGCCCTGACCGCCGCCGAGAACATCGCCCTGCCCCGCGAACTCGACGGCGTCTCCGTCCGCAAGGCCCGCAGGGAAGCCCTCGCGGCCCTGGCCGAGATGAACCTGGCCGAGATCGCCGACCGCTTCCCGGACGAGATGTCCGGCGGCCAGCAGCAACGCGTCGCCATCGCCCGCGCGCTCGTGGGGGACCGGCGCCTGGTGCTCGCCGACGAGCCGACCGGAGCGCTCGACTCCGAGACCGGTGAGGCCGTTCTCGCCCTGTTGCGCAACCGCTGCGACCAGGGCGCGGCCGGAGTGATGGTGACCCATGAGCCGCGGTACGCCGCCTGGGCCGACCGGGTCGTGTTCCTGCGGGACGGTTCGATCATCGACCAGACACTGGCCACCGGGGCCGACTCCCTGCTCGCCGCCGAGGCCGCCGAGTGA
- a CDS encoding PadR family transcriptional regulator has translation MSIRHGLLALLERGPRYGSQLRTEFESRTGSTWPLNIGQVYTTLSRLERDGMVAQDGADDAGHDLYAITDDGRAELRNWFETPVDRANPPRDELAIKLAMAVGAPGVDIRDVIQAQRHHTLKAMQDYTRLKAQALADVPANRDEVAWLLVVEQLIFQAEAEARWLDHCEARLVRLAEAAATEPTAGPGPAATRGPARLLAARPRARR, from the coding sequence ATGTCGATCCGTCACGGGCTACTCGCCCTCCTGGAGCGCGGGCCGCGGTACGGCTCCCAGCTCCGCACCGAATTCGAGTCGCGCACCGGCTCCACCTGGCCGCTGAACATCGGCCAGGTCTATACGACGCTCAGCCGCCTGGAGCGCGACGGCATGGTCGCGCAGGACGGCGCGGACGACGCGGGCCACGACCTGTACGCGATCACCGATGACGGCCGTGCCGAACTGCGCAACTGGTTCGAGACGCCCGTGGACCGCGCCAACCCGCCCCGCGACGAACTGGCGATCAAGCTGGCGATGGCGGTGGGCGCCCCGGGCGTCGACATCCGCGACGTCATCCAGGCCCAGCGCCACCACACCCTGAAGGCCATGCAGGACTACACCCGGCTGAAGGCCCAGGCTCTCGCCGATGTCCCGGCCAACCGTGACGAGGTCGCCTGGCTCCTGGTGGTGGAACAGCTGATCTTCCAGGCCGAGGCCGAGGCCCGGTGGCTGGATCACTGCGAGGCCCGGCTCGTCCGCCTCGCCGAGGCCGCCGCCACCGAGCCGACGGCCGGCCCCGGTCCGGCCGCCACCCGCGGTCCCGCCCGCCTCCTCGCCGCCCGCCCGCGCGCCCGGCGCTGA